One window of Cryptobacterium curtum DSM 15641 genomic DNA carries:
- the hpf gene encoding ribosome hibernation-promoting factor, HPF/YfiA family, with amino-acid sequence MEISVTGRKMPVTDALKSYAEEKIGNSMKVMDIDPLIAEVILHVEQNRAIARPAICEVTMTAKGHIIRVEEHEEDMYAAIDVAAAKVLRQLRKFKTRVVERNTRTDAASIRSAKSAKLDLDALMEELSDDEVVREKSIDLQPLTEEEALVEIDLLGHDFFAYTDRDTNEFRILYRRRNGGYGLLKAGE; translated from the coding sequence ATGGAAATCTCCGTCACCGGCCGCAAGATGCCCGTTACCGACGCCCTTAAATCGTACGCCGAAGAGAAAATCGGAAACTCCATGAAGGTCATGGATATCGATCCTCTCATCGCTGAAGTAATCCTACACGTCGAGCAGAATCGGGCTATCGCACGTCCTGCCATCTGCGAGGTGACCATGACAGCAAAGGGTCATATCATCCGCGTGGAAGAACACGAAGAAGACATGTACGCTGCTATCGACGTGGCTGCTGCAAAGGTTCTGCGCCAACTGCGTAAATTTAAGACCCGTGTTGTCGAGCGCAATACGCGCACTGACGCTGCCAGCATACGCTCTGCCAAATCGGCCAAACTCGATCTGGATGCTCTTATGGAAGAGCTTTCTGACGACGAAGTTGTCCGCGAGAAGAGCATTGATCTTCAACCGCTCACTGAAGAGGAAGCACTCGTTGAAATCGACCTCTTGGGCCATGACTTCTTTGCGTATACCGATCGCGATACCAATGAATTCCGTATCTTATATCGTCGTCGCAACGGAGGATATGGCCTCCTAAAAGCAGGCGAATAG